A region of Asterias rubens unplaced genomic scaffold, eAstRub1.3, whole genome shotgun sequence DNA encodes the following proteins:
- the LOC117306321 gene encoding putative glycine-rich cell wall structural protein 1: protein MDGGGGSGGGGGGGGGGGGGGGGGGGGGGGGGGGGGGGGGGGGGGGGGGGGGGGGGGGGGGGGGGGGGGGGGGGSGSSSGISSGSSSGSSSGSSSGSGSGSGSGSGSGSGFG, encoded by the coding sequence ATGGATGGCGGTGGCGGTAGTGGTGGCGGCGGTGGCGGTGGCGGCGGCGGTGGCGGCGGTGGCGGTGGTGGCGGTGGTGGCGGTGGTGGTGGTGGCGGTGGCGGTGGCGGCGGTGGCGGTGGCGGCGGTGGCGGTGGCGGTGGCGGTGGCGGTGGTGGCGGTGGTGGCGGTGGTGGCGGTGGCGGTGGCGGTGGCGGTGGCGGTGGTGGTGGCGGTGGCGGTAGTGGTAGCAGTAGTGGTATTAGTAGTGGTAGTAGTAGCGGGAGTAGTAGCGGTAGCAgcagcggcagcggcagcggcagcggcagcggcagcggTAGTGGTAGtggctttgggtga
- the LOC117306325 gene encoding carboxypeptidase B-like has translation MSALRFIVVATLMGLCLADTKKRYDGYKVIRVTPSSVAQMQSVRSLQDSIQGEIEFWTDPAHADRPVDIMVGPAELDNVCNTLQDLGLSFSTLIEDVQQRADSITVDQSGGVFSLASFNYDTFHSYADINSWVSSMAASHSAIVREDKLADKSYEGRDIKLLKIGKPGVNKKIIFWQSGTHSREWLSPATQLKIVSWLVREYEIGQADIVQLLDKVDIYAMPLFNPDGYFHSHEFDRMWRKTRSVNKNSNCRGVDPNRNFNAGWDVDGGASTNPCAQDYRGPSVQSEIEVRSLTNYISALTNVQVYIDMHCYSQLWMFPFGYKYDYAGNYWDQFNLATDAMKALYAKHYKTFDVGPIAHVIYKASGSSVDWAHEMAGIPYAYAPELRDKGVYGFIAPPSEINPSAQEVYEAIKVIGNKFV, from the exons ATGTCCGCGCTTCGCTTCATTGTCGTGGCGACCCTTATGGGATTGTGTCTGGCAGACACAAAGAAGAGATACGATGG ATACAAAGTTATTCGTGTCACACCGTCCAGTGTGGCTCAGATGCAATCAGTCAGGAGCTTACAAGACTCTATTCAAGGAGAG ATTGAGTTTTGGACTGATCCTGCCCATGCTGATCGTCCCGTTGATATAATGGTTGGTCCTGCAGAGTTAGACAACGTCTGCAATACTTTGCAAGATCTTGGCCTATCATTCTCTACCCTGATTGAAGATGTACAGCAACGCGCAGACTCAATAACTGTTGACCAATCTGGAGGCGTCTTCTCGCTAGCCAGTTTTAATTATGATACGTTTCATAGTTACGCCGAT ATTAATTCATGGGTTAGTAGTATGGCGGCTAGTCACAGTGCGATTGTGCGAGAAGACAAACTGGCTGATAAGTCGTATGAAGGGAGAGACATAAAACTACTGAAG ATCGGGAAGCCTGGAGTTAATAAGAAGATCATCTTTTGGCAAAGTGGAACTCACTCTCGTGAATGGCTGTCTCCAGCTACACAGTTGAAAATTGTTTCTTGG CTCGTGAGAGAGTACGAGATTGGTCAAGCCGACATCGTCCAACTGCTGGATAAGGTTGATATCTACGCCATGCCTTTGTTTAACCCTGACGGTTATTTTCACTCACACGAG tTTGACCGTATGTGGAGAAAAACGCGTAGTGTGAATAAGAACAGCAATTGTAGAGGAGTTGACCCGAACCGAAACTTCAATGCTGGATGGGACG TTGATGGGGGAGCGAGCACTAACCCGTGTGCACAAGACTACCGTGGTCCCTCTGTACAGTCTGAGATCGAGGTTCGATCTTTAACTAACTACATCAGCGCTCTCACTAACGTACAAGTCTACATTGACATGCATTGTTACAGTCAGTTATGGATGTTTCCTTTTGGCTACAAGTACGATTATGCGGGAAACTACTGGGATCAG TTTAACCTTGCCACCGACGCCATGAAAGCTTTGTACGCAAAACACTACAAGACTTTTGATGTAGGACCCATTGCACATGTTATAT acaAAGCATCTGGTTCTAGTGTTGATTGGGCGCACGAAATGGCTGGCATTCCCTATGCTTACGCACCAGAGCTCCGTGATAAAGGGGTCTATGGTTTTATTGCACCACCATCTGAGATTAACCCAAGTGCCCAGGAGGTCTATGAAGCCATTAAGGTTATTGGCAACAAATTCGTTTAA